The following proteins are encoded in a genomic region of Cyclonatronum proteinivorum:
- a CDS encoding S9 family peptidase, which translates to MTAQTGTDDAVYQMPPEEVVAIVDAPATPAVSLSPNREYMMLMHRAGLPGIIELAQPELRLAGIRINPRTNGPSRASGFTGLALVDMANGEEIAVSGLPDDASIGSVSWSPDGTRFAFTNTTLDAVELWMGSVASRSVSLVPDIQVNDTYFGSSLSWHPSSEILYVRAVPAGRGDAPEPELAPRGPVIQENIGRSAPARTYQDMLSNAHDEALFEYYFTAQIKEVQVTDFTRREVGEAGIIRSMSPAPGGAYLMVAFTDRPFSYTVPASRFPVRTEIWDTDGNVVETVAEIPLQNEIPIGFNATSVGPRSITWRNDAPATVVWVEAQDEGNPRVEADTRDLVFMQEVPFTGAPDVLARLEYRFSGIMWGHGELALIRERWFDNRNERLWRVAPDNIRGSQLLVWDRNYEDIYNDPGSPQMRVSDSGNMVLNTDDSGFGIFLTALGASDEGNRPFLDRLDLTSEQTERLWQSASPFYERVVTMLDNTGSQVITLRESQTVPANYFQRDLSADTEIALTQFEHPNPDLRDVRRELVTYERADGVPLSGTLLLPPGYDPETDGRLPLMVWAYPREFRSADAAGQRSDSPYRFVNIGYWGPQWLITQGYAVLDAATMPIVGEGDKEPNDTFIDQLIMNSEAAIDAVADMGIADPNRAAIGGHSYGAFMVAHILGNSDLFRAGIARSGAYNRSLTPFGFQREQRTLWDDTNLYITMSPFFNAHNIKHPILLIHGEADNNSGTFPLQSERLFQAIQGLGGTARLVMLPHESHGYRARESVMHMLWETHRWLDKFVKHADELTEAN; encoded by the coding sequence TTGACTGCTCAGACAGGCACGGATGATGCTGTTTATCAGATGCCGCCTGAGGAGGTGGTTGCGATTGTGGATGCTCCCGCTACGCCAGCCGTATCCCTGAGTCCGAACCGGGAGTATATGATGCTGATGCACAGAGCGGGCCTGCCCGGTATTATTGAGCTGGCACAGCCGGAGCTGAGGCTGGCGGGAATCCGGATTAACCCGCGCACCAATGGCCCGAGTCGCGCAAGCGGTTTTACAGGTCTGGCTCTTGTTGATATGGCAAACGGTGAGGAAATCGCCGTTTCGGGCTTACCTGATGATGCTTCCATCGGCAGTGTGAGCTGGTCGCCTGATGGCACCCGCTTTGCCTTCACCAACACAACGCTTGATGCGGTTGAGCTTTGGATGGGCTCGGTAGCTTCCCGCTCTGTTTCGCTTGTACCGGATATTCAGGTGAATGATACCTATTTCGGGTCGAGTCTGAGCTGGCACCCTTCTTCTGAAATCCTGTATGTGCGGGCCGTACCTGCGGGCAGAGGCGACGCGCCGGAACCGGAACTTGCCCCGCGCGGACCTGTTATTCAGGAAAATATCGGCCGGTCGGCTCCGGCTCGCACCTATCAGGATATGCTGAGCAATGCACATGATGAAGCGCTGTTCGAGTACTATTTTACGGCTCAGATTAAAGAAGTACAGGTCACTGATTTTACCCGCCGTGAAGTGGGTGAGGCCGGCATTATCAGAAGCATGTCGCCGGCGCCGGGCGGGGCGTATCTTATGGTGGCCTTTACCGACCGCCCGTTTTCGTACACTGTTCCGGCTTCCCGCTTTCCGGTACGTACGGAGATTTGGGACACGGACGGAAATGTGGTTGAGACCGTCGCTGAAATTCCGCTGCAGAATGAAATCCCCATCGGGTTCAATGCTACGTCAGTTGGTCCGCGCAGCATTACCTGGCGCAATGATGCGCCGGCTACGGTGGTATGGGTAGAAGCGCAGGATGAGGGCAATCCCCGTGTGGAAGCTGATACGCGCGATCTTGTCTTCATGCAGGAAGTACCGTTTACCGGGGCGCCTGATGTGCTTGCACGGCTTGAATACCGCTTTAGCGGCATTATGTGGGGACATGGCGAGCTTGCCCTTATTCGCGAGCGCTGGTTCGATAACCGCAACGAGCGCTTGTGGCGGGTTGCCCCCGATAACATCCGGGGAAGTCAGCTGCTGGTTTGGGACCGCAATTACGAAGATATTTACAACGATCCGGGAAGTCCGCAAATGCGCGTCAGTGACTCCGGTAATATGGTGCTGAATACCGATGACAGCGGATTCGGTATTTTTCTGACCGCGCTCGGTGCTTCAGATGAGGGTAACCGCCCGTTTCTGGACCGGCTTGACCTCACTTCGGAACAAACGGAGCGCCTTTGGCAAAGTGCTTCGCCATTCTACGAGCGGGTCGTTACCATGCTGGATAACACCGGTTCGCAGGTGATTACGCTGCGGGAGTCTCAGACGGTACCTGCTAATTATTTTCAGCGGGATTTATCGGCGGATACAGAAATTGCGCTCACACAGTTCGAACATCCCAACCCGGACTTACGCGATGTGCGGCGTGAGCTTGTTACGTATGAGCGGGCCGATGGGGTGCCCCTGAGCGGAACCCTGCTGCTTCCGCCGGGCTACGATCCGGAAACCGATGGCCGGCTTCCGCTAATGGTTTGGGCGTATCCGCGGGAGTTCAGAAGTGCTGATGCCGCCGGACAGCGTTCGGATTCTCCGTATCGGTTTGTGAATATCGGATACTGGGGACCGCAGTGGCTGATCACGCAGGGCTACGCTGTGCTCGACGCCGCAACCATGCCCATTGTCGGAGAAGGCGATAAAGAACCCAATGATACCTTTATTGATCAGCTGATTATGAACAGTGAGGCGGCTATCGATGCTGTGGCTGATATGGGTATTGCAGATCCGAACCGCGCAGCGATTGGCGGGCACAGCTATGGCGCGTTCATGGTCGCGCACATCCTGGGGAATTCGGATTTGTTCCGCGCCGGTATTGCGCGGAGCGGCGCCTACAACCGAAGCCTGACCCCGTTTGGGTTTCAGCGGGAACAGCGTACCCTTTGGGATGATACCAATCTGTATATCACCATGTCTCCTTTCTTTAACGCGCACAACATTAAGCACCCTATTCTGCTGATTCACGGGGAAGCGGATAACAATTCCGGGACTTTTCCGCTGCAGAGCGAGCGGCTCTTTCAGGCCATTCAGGGTCTTGGGGGCACGGCACGTCTGGTGATGCTGCCGCATGAATCGCACGGCTACCGCGCCCGCGAGTCTGTGATGCACATGCTGTGGGAAACACACCGCTGGCTCGATAAATTTGTGAAGCACGCGGACGAACTTACGGAAGCAAATTAA
- a CDS encoding cytochrome c biogenesis protein ResB, protein MRLNNAQNKREAGSQPRKKPVWTGPWGYTEGWLICLGLLITGTALQLTIGGLNPNALSWPVNIITGSIFTGILIFAWYFLRSLPMVNWLARVPAAITSIALLTFLVLIMGFNLQEDAGNPVWVQKLGLSNMTSSWPFLFGMMFFMASLGMATLKRLTPMKGRNIGFFLNHAGLYIAILGGLLGAADLKRVFFDLTEGEVMWGAVDRAGVYYEMPMPVELERFNMEEFNPKIAIIYSETGRIVPESINQMFEMGKGHRGNLYGWDVEILEFHKMSGRIDGRFEPVVDYGAPPSALVRVTDADGQQLEGWITSGSFMYPHQLLQVDHEMAIAMTIPQASHYSSDVVIYTPDGEMRQARVEVNKPVTVNGWKLYQFSYDDRFGKWSSSSTIEAIRDPWLPVVYLGIFMLIAGSVYLMTLGKAPDPEPDQTAGFDKAGKPSIETKTEPLKAAVSEDAPNRQPERLRKPEPELLEV, encoded by the coding sequence ATGCGCCTGAACAACGCTCAAAATAAACGCGAAGCGGGTTCGCAACCCCGCAAAAAGCCCGTCTGGACCGGCCCATGGGGCTATACCGAAGGCTGGCTGATCTGCCTCGGTCTGCTAATCACCGGTACAGCCTTACAGCTCACCATTGGAGGACTCAACCCCAATGCCCTCTCCTGGCCGGTCAACATCATCACCGGCAGCATTTTTACCGGTATTCTGATTTTTGCCTGGTACTTTCTGCGCAGCCTGCCGATGGTCAACTGGCTGGCGCGCGTACCTGCCGCCATCACCTCTATTGCCCTGCTCACCTTTCTGGTCCTCATCATGGGCTTCAACCTTCAGGAAGACGCCGGTAACCCGGTCTGGGTGCAGAAGCTCGGCCTTTCCAACATGACAAGTTCCTGGCCGTTTTTATTCGGGATGATGTTCTTCATGGCCTCCCTCGGCATGGCTACCCTGAAACGGCTCACGCCCATGAAAGGCCGGAACATCGGCTTTTTCCTGAACCATGCCGGACTCTACATTGCCATCCTCGGTGGACTGCTGGGCGCGGCGGATCTCAAGCGCGTTTTCTTCGACCTCACAGAAGGAGAAGTGATGTGGGGCGCCGTTGACCGTGCCGGCGTGTATTACGAGATGCCCATGCCCGTAGAACTCGAGCGCTTCAACATGGAAGAATTCAATCCCAAGATTGCCATCATCTACAGTGAAACCGGCCGGATTGTGCCGGAATCCATCAATCAGATGTTTGAAATGGGGAAAGGCCATCGCGGCAATCTGTACGGCTGGGATGTGGAAATCCTCGAGTTCCATAAAATGTCGGGCCGCATCGACGGTCGTTTTGAGCCGGTTGTGGACTACGGCGCACCGCCCTCCGCGCTTGTGCGGGTCACGGATGCAGACGGTCAGCAGCTCGAAGGCTGGATTACAAGCGGCAGCTTCATGTATCCGCATCAGCTGCTGCAGGTAGATCACGAAATGGCCATCGCCATGACGATCCCGCAGGCGAGTCACTACAGTTCTGATGTGGTGATCTACACTCCCGACGGCGAGATGCGTCAGGCGCGGGTGGAAGTCAACAAACCTGTAACGGTCAACGGCTGGAAGCTCTATCAGTTCAGCTACGACGACCGCTTCGGCAAATGGTCATCTTCCTCGACCATCGAAGCCATCCGTGACCCCTGGCTGCCAGTCGTGTACCTCGGCATTTTCATGCTGATTGCCGGTTCGGTTTACCTCATGACTCTCGGCAAAGCGCCCGATCCGGAGCCGGATCAAACCGCGGGATTTGATAAAGCCGGAAAGCCATCCATCGAAACAAAAACAGAACCCCTCAAAGCGGCTGTTAGCGAAGATGCACCCAACAGGCAGCCCGAACGCCTGCGCAAACCTGAACCCGAACTGTTAGAAGTATAG
- a CDS encoding metallophosphoesterase produces the protein MDKTKIMSRSRFLQLSATGFLGMLSLSACLKPNFDDEDNNQQMRVICLADLHSSHRHFPRILNFVSQLHQQSGERQLILINGDIFETSNKVASRSKGALEWYFLERLSKHAQVVVNLGNHEGGLENDFSRVVERMRRLDIAVVSNIRNKADGSNLASTAITVTQNNQLLRIIGLSCSNPDTYQPIHRNTWHFPEPSQYLNEKLGSLLHNGAVHIVMNHDGFIADNEVLDKMPAGSVVLGGHDHLRAHLQTDSWLALHTAWGGHLCDIIEMSPRDGTNPRSYKITTVEFDDHIGEDTEMGQMIKTQEARHLNSTESATAGSFLQHTTPHAFISNTVNWFRRAAGTDAAFINNTTFGPVLPFGKVRFYDIDNTIRFDSSLFKAEVRGSQLKQIIKRANQFSNHKWEERTGEFVVGAFPNTIDPFKTYTIAVNDWVAKPGNQLAFLGIDGLSFEALPEELCMRNIVASRLSPSS, from the coding sequence ATGGATAAAACGAAAATCATGAGCAGGTCGCGCTTCCTTCAATTAAGCGCAACAGGTTTTCTGGGCATGTTATCCCTGAGCGCATGCCTCAAACCAAATTTTGATGATGAAGACAACAATCAGCAAATGCGGGTAATCTGCCTTGCTGACCTGCATTCTTCTCACCGTCATTTCCCACGTATTCTCAACTTTGTTTCGCAGTTACACCAGCAAAGTGGCGAAAGACAACTCATACTTATCAATGGCGATATTTTTGAAACGAGTAACAAAGTCGCTTCACGCTCCAAAGGCGCGCTGGAGTGGTACTTTCTTGAACGCCTGAGTAAACATGCGCAGGTTGTAGTCAATCTTGGGAATCACGAGGGAGGTCTTGAAAATGATTTTAGTCGCGTAGTTGAGCGTATGCGCCGGCTCGATATTGCTGTTGTTTCTAATATCAGAAACAAGGCTGATGGCAGCAACCTTGCTTCAACAGCCATCACGGTTACCCAAAACAATCAGTTGCTCCGCATTATCGGTCTGTCATGCAGCAATCCTGACACGTACCAGCCCATACACAGGAATACATGGCATTTTCCGGAACCATCCCAATATCTGAATGAAAAACTGGGAAGTCTGCTCCACAATGGCGCGGTACACATTGTGATGAATCACGATGGCTTCATCGCTGATAATGAAGTACTTGATAAAATGCCCGCCGGAAGTGTTGTACTCGGCGGTCACGACCATTTAAGGGCGCACTTGCAAACCGACTCCTGGCTGGCACTGCATACTGCATGGGGAGGCCATCTGTGCGATATCATTGAAATGTCGCCCCGTGACGGTACCAATCCGCGCAGCTACAAAATCACAACTGTTGAGTTTGATGATCACATTGGCGAAGACACTGAAATGGGACAGATGATTAAAACACAGGAGGCACGTCATCTCAACAGTACAGAGAGCGCAACAGCCGGCAGCTTTTTGCAGCATACTACGCCTCATGCATTTATTTCTAATACCGTAAACTGGTTCAGACGCGCTGCAGGTACAGATGCGGCCTTCATCAACAACACAACCTTTGGCCCCGTTTTACCTTTCGGAAAGGTCAGATTCTATGACATTGACAATACTATCCGGTTTGACAGCAGTCTTTTTAAAGCCGAAGTCAGGGGTTCCCAACTCAAGCAAATCATCAAGCGTGCCAATCAGTTTAGCAACCATAAGTGGGAAGAGCGCACCGGTGAATTTGTCGTTGGTGCTTTTCCGAATACGATAGACCCGTTTAAAACCTACACCATAGCCGTGAACGACTGGGTTGCCAAACCTGGAAATCAGCTTGCCTTCTTAGGCATCGATGGGCTTAGCTTCGAAGCACTGCCCGAAGAGTTGTGCATGCGTAATATTGTAGCAAGCAGACTGTCACCCTCTTCTTAA
- a CDS encoding cytochrome c biogenesis protein gives MPIDPTLFTLASIALWAVGMALFLIAGERRTIKLLAHASYLSGVVVLAVFAWLLWDILDRPPMRTLGETRLWYAMFLPVIGYATYMRWNYSWILHYSGAVAIVFVAINLIYPDNYDRDLMPALQSIWFVPHVIVYIFAYALLAASAIVAVKGLAIQYLGLNWKWSIQLADNLVYLGLGFLTLGLLFGALWGKEAWGHYWMWDPQETWAFLTWIGYLGYIHFRYHKPGKTAEANWMLAVAFIILLIAWFGVNYLPSAANSVHTYTQ, from the coding sequence ATGCCCATCGACCCAACCTTATTCACCCTTGCCTCCATAGCCCTCTGGGCCGTGGGGATGGCGCTCTTCCTGATTGCCGGGGAGCGCAGAACCATCAAACTGCTGGCGCACGCGAGCTATCTCTCCGGCGTAGTTGTCCTGGCCGTATTTGCCTGGCTGCTCTGGGATATTCTCGATCGTCCGCCCATGCGCACCCTGGGCGAAACCCGCCTGTGGTACGCCATGTTCCTGCCGGTCATCGGCTATGCGACCTACATGCGCTGGAACTACAGCTGGATTCTGCACTACAGCGGCGCTGTTGCCATCGTATTTGTGGCGATCAACCTGATTTACCCCGACAACTACGACCGCGATCTCATGCCTGCCCTGCAAAGCATCTGGTTCGTGCCGCACGTGATTGTGTACATCTTTGCCTACGCGCTGCTTGCGGCCTCGGCTATCGTAGCGGTTAAGGGCCTTGCGATACAGTATTTGGGCCTCAACTGGAAATGGAGCATACAGCTGGCCGACAACCTCGTGTATCTCGGCCTCGGCTTCCTCACGCTCGGGCTGCTGTTTGGCGCGCTTTGGGGCAAAGAAGCCTGGGGACACTACTGGATGTGGGATCCCCAAGAGACCTGGGCCTTCCTTACCTGGATCGGATACCTCGGCTACATTCATTTCCGCTATCACAAACCCGGTAAAACCGCCGAAGCCAACTGGATGCTCGCGGTCGCCTTCATCATTCTGCTGATTGCCTGGTTTGGCGTAAACTATCTGCCTTCCGCGGCCAACAGCGTGCACACTTACACCCAATAA